TCGATAGCGTGGTCGACCCCAATTGGCACGCCGGTGAGAGCAGAAATCAACACAGCGATCCCGTGCTCGTCAGCGGCCCCATGCGATGCGGCCAATCAACGAGGAACGTTCCGTTGCCCGGTCTCTTGAAGCTGGATGTACGATCCAAACACCATCTTTGCCGTTGCCGTTGGAATCGTCGCAATCGTTTTTGCCGTCGGCAAACTGATACAGTGGGTATGGCGCCCCTAGCCCACGCCGAAAGGCTACTTGGGGCCGCCAGAGGAGAGCTATCCAACAGCGACCCCCGCCGACCGCCCTGGAACCCACCCGGTGCGGCCGACACGGTTCAACAAGGATCGGCCCGCGTGGTTGTTAAGGCGGCGATGGTCGAGGCTGAATGAGTGGGGCCGCCGAAGGGGCATTACATCGACAACCCCGCCCGGCCGCGACAGCTGGGTGAGCAACACGACCGACATGCAGCAACGTTTACTGAGAAAAATTGGCAACAACGTAGGACACCTGTCAGCACGGGTGCCCTAACTGGAAGGCCCGCCGTACGGTTCGGGTGCGAAGTTCATCTCGTCGAACCAATCATTGCCGGTCGGCACGGGTTCGCCGGTGGAAACGCAGAACTACTGCGTTTTTGGCATAGTGCGAAGATAGGGTGGCGGACTGACATAGCGTGTCTGCTGACGCTGCTTCCGCCCGTTCGGCTGCCGCCACCTCGGTCCGCAATGCCCAGAGTTCTTCCATAGCGACTTTAAGATCATCGTCGGATGCCGGTGCACGGCGAAATAGCATTGAACTCAGAGGAACTCTCATGTGGTTCCGCTCCCCCTGGCGCTGCGCCATGACATGACGCACTACAAAAGCGCAGCGAGAAGAGTCGTTCCAACTACGGGAAAAAGTGGCGCCTCCCGGCCGTCGCGTCGTTACCCATGAAAAAGCCCGGCGCTAGGCCGGGCGGCATTCTTAGCCGCAATCAATCCTAGCGGCTTCGATGTCCTCCGCGGGACGGCTGAGAAGGTCGCCGCGCAACCGGCGTGCGGGGTAGATCTGCAAACTCTGACGAATGGTAGTCTCGGCCTTCGGGCGTTGTGATGCGAATGTCGTAACACCCTGTTTGCGACATCTCGCGAGCCTTCTTCAGCGCAGCTTCGGGCGTCTTCCTCCGGTGGAGAATTTCGCCGTCCTTGCACTTCGCCTTTATCGAGAATCTCATTTCTTCTTTTTCTTGTTCTTTTTGTTCTTCTTCATGATTTCGGCCTGAGCTCTGAAGGCCTGGGCCAAAGACTTCATCTGATCGGCCACAAACGCGTCAGCGGAGGTCGCCGCAACCCGTTCTGCGGTGCCCGCCTGCTGTCGGATTGCTTTGGCCATCTTCATGAGAGTTTAATTGCCAGCCCAGCGCGTGGTTCCAGGCAGAACCGGCTATAGGTCCCGGAACGAACGGTCGAGCGGCCGCGGCCGGCTCACACCATGCGGGGGCTCCAGGCCCGCCCGCATGAACCGGGCGCGCCTGGAGATCAGCGACGGGAAAATCGCCCATATCGGGACGACTTAGCTGGCGGGCTTCTTGGGCCTAATCCAACTCCCCCACCATGCCGCAGCGGCCCTGAGCCTGTTGCTTTTCGGTGCTGGAGTGGGCGCCGGCATCTGAAGCCTGCCGTCGCCGCCGGCAATGTCCGAGACCACGTTGAGGAAGAAGTGGTTCTCCGCGAGCGTGGCGCGCGCGACCCGAATCGAGAAGACCGCATGGGTCTCATTGAGAGCAATCAAGCCGATATCAGTTTGCAGTAAGCCTTGTGATAAATCCGCGCTGTGTAGCAACATCAGACCATCCTCCCCTGCCAGAGCTGTGGAAGAACTTCGGAGAGGTTCTCAAGCAAGCCCTCGCGCCATTCATCGGGCCAAGCATGGCCGTCTGCGTCGTGGCTGACAGCGTGCTCGAGCAAGGCCAGCATCCCAAGCCGCGTGGTGGGGATTACTTCGATGAGCGTGTACGCAGCATCGATCTCGGTGCTGCAGGTCAGGCCAACCTGCCGTTCGGCCTCGATCCACCTGGGATCGTCGGCCTCCACGATCTCCTCCTCCCAGGCAGTGATGCTGGAGCAGCGTCGTTCCTTGGGAAGCTCGTTCTCGAGTTTGCAGTGGCGGCCGACCCAGGAGACAAATTTGGCGTGTGCCGCCTTGTGCGCTTCAATGGCCGCCAGGATCGGATCAGGGGCTTGCATAGCGCCCGCGGCCGATGCGGACACCGAGAGCGACGTCGCAAGGACAGCGCCTCCTGCGGTGACTGCTGCGGCTTGGGATAGGAAGCGGCGCCGAGAGGTGTCGACACCATCGGTGGCGGACGAATCGGCGGTGTTGTTTAAGGACGTGCTTAGGGGTGGCGTGCTATGCACGCGGTCAGCTCGGGTCATTTGGATTTGCGTCCTTCGTGGCTCGGGTTAGAGCCGAGCGGGAAGTTACAGCTTCCCCTCGGCTTGCTTCTATGGTACCACGGTTTATGGCGAAGACAAGTGTGGTACCAAAGAAAAAGCGCGGCCCTGCCCCGACAGGAAAAGGGGTTCAAGTCGGCGAGCGGTGGCACCCCTCCGAGCTTGCCGCGATTGATGCGTGGATCGCAGCGTCGAGCGACAAAACCCTTACCCGCGCTCACGCGATCCGGCGCTTGGTAGCGCTGGGGCTGAAGGGAAAAAGCAAATGATCAAGCCGAAGCGGTCTGCCGAGCAACAGGTTGCGGACGAGCTCGAGCGACGGGCTCTCCACCCGCTTTCGTCGAGACAGACGATATCGGACAGCCAAGCCGAGCCAGAATTCCATGCAAACCACAAACGCCTTAGAGCAGAAAGGCTGGCGCGAGAGGCAGTCGAGATCGGGCTGAAGGCGAAAAAATGAGTCGCTCAACTGCCTTTCAAAATTGAAGCCGGTTGGCTGGAACTTTCACTGACCGCGATCGTGAATAGGAACTCATCCTTCGCCGGGGACTTCTTTCTCGTCGGCAAGGGAGACTGCCATGCGACATCGAAGCGATCATCGTAAGCGCGCCAAGCCGGCCGCCCACCGTGCCCCTAAAGATCGGCTGTTCCAAAGCATGTCGGAAGTAATCTCGTTGCGGGAGCAAGTGGCTCAGGCCGAACTGGCGGCGCAAGCACTCAAGACGAAACCTGATCCCATCGGCCCCAGCGAGGAACGTTCGACGACGTAGGCAGTTCATTGGTCTGCGACGTTTGTGAGTTGGATCGATGCGCCACGCTTGGCCCCTGAACGAGACAAGACCTTCCCTTGAAGAGCCCCTGAATATCGCATTGCAGTACCTTGAGCAGACGGGCCAAGCGCTGAACTACGTATATGTATCCGAGCTTGCTGCTAAATCGATAAGAGCAGCGTCGGACCGAGGCGTGACGCACAAGATAGCGCTCGCCAACGCTGCCATCGTTGCAGTTGAAGCCGAAATGTCACGAGACTCGGTTATAGAGTTCCCTCACGCCTCCTAGTCTGATCTGGTCAATCCATCCCCTTTCGGGGCGCCTCGGCGCGTCGTCATTTCTGCCGGCCAGTCGATGCCATCATGTTGACGTCCCAATAAGGGCGCGATCTGGGCAATTCGCATGACAGCTGGTCCGGACCTTTGCTCCTTGGCGACCATGCGAGAACCAGCAAGACGTACCGAGTGTTCCCTACGCCGTTGCCGATTCTTCCCGGATGGAGGAACCAGCCGGTGTCGCAGTCATTGGTGGGGATGAGCCGCATGGTGCGGACAAGGAGAAGACAAATGAAGAAATTGCTTCTGATTTCGGCGGCGGCCTCGCTGCTGGCCACTGCAGCCTTCGCTCAGACGACGGTTACGACCACAACCGGCACAGCCGGAGCAACCGTCCAGATCGAGCCGCAGTACCGCACCAAGATCAAAAGCTACGTCACCGAACACAAGATCCGCCCCGTGACCACGAAGGAGAAGATCGTGGTCGGCGGTCGTGTGCCGGCCGACGTCGAACTGGAATCGGTGCCCGCTGACTGGGGTCCATCTCTCACCAAGTATCGCTATGTGTATTCGGGTGACCGCGTAATGTTGGTCGATCCGGGTAGCCGGACCGTCGTACAGGAAGTCGACTGACGCCTTCGCGCGAAGCGGGGTCCCTTGGGGGCTTCGCTTTGCGCTGGGTCGTCAGCCCTTCAAGTCGAACTGGGTGCGCAGTCTGTCCGCGATCGCTTCGATCATCTCGGAGCGACCCGCATCTTGCGGTCCTTCCGTCATGATCAAGACCTTCCAGGTATCCTCGTGGGGCGCCACGGAAATGGCCAGGCCCGTCGGCCATTCGCAGATGTCTTCCATCTCCAGCCTGATCGCGGCCTCGAGTTCTTCACGTGTTTTTGCTGGCTTCTTCAAGCGTCCGTTCCTGGTCTGAGGCGGATGATCCGGGACCACCGCCTTCCGCTATCCGCGCTGACCCATGTTTGAAGAGCGGGGCGAGCGTTTGGCTATCCGCTACAGCGCCGTCCGCCAACGGCGGGCAGTGGTCCGTCGAGCCAAGATGGTACGGGGACAATGTTCCAAAAGAGTACGGCTATAGCAGCAGGAACGTTCCTGCGCACCTGCTCTTTCTCTTTTCACTTGAACGTCTTCCGGTGATCGGTGAAGCGGATGTTGCGAAGCAAGCGAACAGAGACGGATGCCTCCCCTTCCGACGGTGGGGCCCTCTTTCCGGTCGTTGCCCTGTTGGCTGCTGCGGCGGCGATTGAATACCTCTTCCCCGGCGGCGGCGAGCGGCCGAGGGTGTCCTTATCCGCCGGCTCGCGCGCCGCGAGGGATGACGATGGCCGCGGCCGGCTCGCCACGACGGCTTCCGAGATCCCGCCAAGCGGTTTGAAGGACATCCTGCTTCGGGTGTATTCGAACGTATCGGAGCACCGGAACCTGGCTCTTGCCGCGGGCATGACGTACTACAGTCTGCTTGCCATCTTCCCCGCGCTCGCAGCGCTGGTTGCAGTGTACGGGCTTTTCGCTGACCCGTCGGCGATAGCGAGGCACCTCGATCAGGTCTCCGGAGTTTTGCCCGGCGGCGCCATCGATGTCGCGCGGGAGCAGCTCACGCGCGTCGCCTCGAAGGTCCGCAGACCCTCGGGCTCACATTTCTGGTGGGCCTGGGGATCTCGCTCTGGAGTGCCAACGCGGCGATGAAGTCGCTCTTTGACACCCTGAACATCGTGTACGGCGAGGAGGAGAAGCGAGGCTTCTTGAAGTTGAACGCGATATCGCTCCTCTTCACGGTCAGCGGCATCCTCTTCGTCGTGGCTGCGCTCGGCACCATCGTAGTCATGCCCGTCGCGCTTAAATACATCGGGCTTTCCGAGGCGGCCGATCTGCTCCTGCGTCTTGGCCGGTGGCCGGCGATGTTCGTGGTCCTGACCCTCGCTCTGGCCGTCATCTACCGTTACGGGCCGAGCCGCGAGACGCCGCGGTGGCGGTGGATCACCTGGGGCAGCGCCCTGGCCGCGCTCCTGTGGCTCGGAATCTCGGCGCTGTTCTCCTGGTACGCGTCCAGTTTCGGGAAGTTCAACGAAACCTACGGCTCTCTCGGGGCCGTAATCGGCTTCATGACGTGGCTCTGGATTTCTGCCATCGTGATTCTGCTGGGTGCCGAACTCGACGCCGAGATGGAGCACCAGACCGCGCGAGACACAACGACGGGATCGCCCAAGCCGATGAGCGTGCGGGGCGCGCGGGTGGCCGAAACGGTCTGTGCGGCGAAGGGCGACTGATATGACGAACCTGCTCAAGATTCCGACCTGGGCCGATGAGGAGAACGTCCACGCCATCGTCGAAACACCTCGTGGAAGCACCTGCAAACTGGACTTCGATCCGAAGCTGCGGGTGTTCACGCTTGCCAAGCCCTTGATGGCTGGCCTCACCTATCCGTACGACTGGGGATTCATCCCGTCGACCAAGGCGCAAGATGGCGACCCCCTCGACGTCCTGGTAATCCACGACGCGCAGACCTATCCCGGGGTCGTGTTGCGATGTCGGCCCGTGGGCATCCTAGAAGTCGAGCAGACGAGCAAAGGCAAGAAGGAGCGAAATGACCGCGTGTTCGCGGTGCCAGACCGCTCTCCTCTCGAGACCGATCTGAAGGACATCCGCCACCTTCCGTCCCGCGCACGCGAGGAATTGGAGCGCTTCTTCCGCGCCACGAATGCGCTCGAAGACAAGGAACTCGAGTTTTTGGGATGGCGCGGCCCAAAGCAGGCCGCCAAAACCATCAAGCGGCTCTCCGCATAGCTTCCGGCATACGCTAGGAAGCACTCGCCCGGGTTCTCTCGCGAGCTGCGTGGTTGCGAGTGCTTGCCATGCCATCGGGGCGCCGGCAGCCGGCCGTCACCGACGACGCAGGCAGATGACGCGATCGTCCGGAGCAAACTTCGTTTGACGGTGGACCTCACGTCACGGTCAGGGCGCCTCCAAAGCGTAGGCAGAGCCCACGTCCGCTACCATCAGGGGCCGCCTGCTAATAGCGGGATCGGCCGCGCGGTTGCCATCGCGTATGCCACGGAGGGCGCTGAGAATGACACGCTAAGATCGGCTGGAGCCGGATGGCAACACCACGATCCTAAAGCGCCAAGTACCGGCTAATTTGCCCTTCTAAGGCCTCCCTGCCCAATGGAAGGGAACGGGGCGTACCTAACAACGTTCGCTCTTCATGAGCGAGACGACGCAATACATCTTCGCAACGTCATTCCAGATTGCTCGGGACTATCTGGACGCAATGGGTGAACTCGGGAACCCCGATAGGACTGCGAGCCACCTTCTCGATACCATCGAGGCCATGGTCCGGCACGGCGAAAGGCGACCACTCCTTCTCTCCAATAAAGCAATTGCCTCCTACCAGCGCTTCAGAGCGGAGCAGGGGCTGACCATTGCGTCTTAGAGGAAGGCGATCTGCCGGAACAAGCGTCTCCATGGTAGCACTTCGAACGACACGGGGGCCCACCAGGATAGGTGACCTGGTGAGCCTCGAAGTCCTTATGAGCGTTGAATACCGGGACATCACGTCGGAAGGCTTACTGCGAGCTAGCTCGTTTAAAAAACTGTCTCTGGGACCGTCTCGGAAATAGGCGTGGCGAGCGGGCTATCGGCCCACTTGTTCGCCGCCGTCATCTCCATCGGGCCTAGCTTGTCGCAGAACAAGCACTTCAATTCCGTGCGTCCGCTCAAACTAGGCATGGGCACCGCACGCTTCCCGCAGTGCAAACAGCGCGTAACGCAGTCCTCCATGGCGACCTCCTAGATCCGCGCCCCCTCAACCCTCTTCAGGAACTTTCGTTCCGATGCAGCGTTGCGGCATTTTTAGGAGTGATGTGCATGGAAAAGGTCATTGACCGGGTGATGCGCACCTACGGGATGATGGTCAACCTCACACCGGAAGAAGAGCAGTCTGCAAGGGAGCGCTTGACCGAGTTCTTGAAGGGCAAGGACGACAGCGCCCGTCAGCTATCCGTCGAAGGAGTGAAATTTCTCCGTGGAGATCGACCTTCGCGCACACGGCATGCCCAGCCCTGACTGCCCCATCTGGGCTGGGTGGTGCCGCGCAGCAGACTTCAATCACGGACTGCTTCGAGCAACTGCGCTGCAGTGAAGGGCTTTTGTAAGAACGTGGTGTTGACCGGAATAGGCTCCACGGTCTTGCCGGACATAATGATGATGTTCATATGCGGGTGGCGGCGGCGGGCATATTGAGCAAGCTGTGCCCCGGACATTGCACCGGCTAGGTGTTGGTCGGTGATGAGTGCCTGCAATTCTTTACCAGTTGACGCGATGATCAATTCCGCGGCTTCGGCGGTGGTACATTCGATCACTTCAAATCCTTCATCCTTCAGTAGATCGGCGAATGCCTCACGCTGAAACGCATCATCCTCGACCAACAGGGTCACGAAGTTCGACATCAGCAACTCCGAATTACACGATAATTCGGAATGTCGGACTTAGTTCACTTCGGACCCGAATGTCCCATCTGCTTCGGACTAGGCTGAAGCCCCGACAACAAAGCATTAGCGACCCGCTCGGTTTTCCGACGTTGCGCGGCATCCCTTCTTGCCGATGGGTAAAGCGGGACCGTACCTGCACTAGTCGCCCAACAAATGTTAAGTTAAATCGGTCGAGTAAGTTTCGTTTCCATTCAGACTTCATTCACACCCGCCGATCTAACTCGGCTGCATTATGGCAAGTAGGTAGGGACTAATGACACCCTGTGACCCGATGGCCGTCGCGGTCGATTGGCTGGACGCTTACCGCGCTGCCCGAATTAATCAGATTATGGGAATGCACAGCCCGGACGCGGTGGTCGAGTACGCCTGCGGAGGCCGCAAGATTAACCATGGTCAGGAAGGCATCGCGGCCTACTGGCGACATCGCTTCATCACAATGCCCGCGCTCGAACTGGAAGACTTGCAGGTAGACGGTGGTGCGGTGGTTATCTCCTATCGAACCAGTGGCGGGATCGTTCAAGCACTGCTCGACATCGCAGAAGATGGGATGATCAATCGTTGTCGCTGTGGTCCTATACGTGATGATGGATACGAGCATGAGATAGGGGCGGTCCAATGCAGGACATGCTAGCGCAGTTGGAAAAGTTACGCAGGGACGCGGCAGAGTGCGAGCTAGTCCGTGATTTGGCGACCGATCCGAAAAAACGCGAGCTGTTCGACCGGCTGGCGGCCCATCTGACGCAGCTAGCATCCGAAGTCGAGCAGGCGATTTTGGAGAACGGGAAAAAGGGATAAGGTTGCGATACCAATGGACCGACGCATGAGGTTGGGACGACCACGTCGGGC
This portion of the Bradyrhizobium sp. AZCC 2262 genome encodes:
- a CDS encoding inorganic diphosphatase, which codes for MTNLLKIPTWADEENVHAIVETPRGSTCKLDFDPKLRVFTLAKPLMAGLTYPYDWGFIPSTKAQDGDPLDVLVIHDAQTYPGVVLRCRPVGILEVEQTSKGKKERNDRVFAVPDRSPLETDLKDIRHLPSRAREELERFFRATNALEDKELEFLGWRGPKQAAKTIKRLSA
- a CDS encoding nuclear transport factor 2 family protein is translated as MAVAVDWLDAYRAARINQIMGMHSPDAVVEYACGGRKINHGQEGIAAYWRHRFITMPALELEDLQVDGGAVVISYRTSGGIVQALLDIAEDGMINRCRCGPIRDDGYEHEIGAVQCRTC
- a CDS encoding DUF1236 domain-containing protein — its product is MKKLLLISAAASLLATAAFAQTTVTTTTGTAGATVQIEPQYRTKIKSYVTEHKIRPVTTKEKIVVGGRVPADVELESVPADWGPSLTKYRYVYSGDRVMLVDPGSRTVVQEVD
- a CDS encoding response regulator, translating into MSNFVTLLVEDDAFQREAFADLLKDEGFEVIECTTAEAAELIIASTGKELQALITDQHLAGAMSGAQLAQYARRRHPHMNIIIMSGKTVEPIPVNTTFLQKPFTAAQLLEAVRD